GCTATTTGGGATTCAGCCTAGCGTTAGCGTTAAGACATCAAGTTgcgtttgtttttctttttctttctttttttagttaaAGCGACACGTTTGTATGCcagacatttaaataaatataatcttGTTGGAATCACCTGGTTAAATCATTTCCCAGTTAGCCAAATGCTAACTTTTGGCCCGCTGTTTAGTCATAACCAGAGCAGCAATTTGTGTTTGCTAACAGCTAGCACGTTAGCCACTTCAAAGTTGCTTCCTTTAGCGTTATGTTTATTCGACGTTTAAACGTTTGTCGACATTTTTTGTGATGCCCTTATTAAACATTTTGAGGTTGTTCAAAGTTGTTATTATTCAGAACTGATTCAGTTTCCAGCGTCTTATAGTGAATTAAACCCCCCTAGTTTGACAACATGACGCCATTGGTGCGTTCAGGGCGACTGTGTGGACAGACACGTTTAAACGATTAACTTCTGCATCCAGTCTGTCTTGTTTTTTCTGACAAAACATTTCTTCCTGTCAGGGATCATTTACAAGATGTCTCCTAGTCTGTAGAGAACATTCTAGCTCGGGTGGATGGCATGAGTCATTAAAGTGTAACGAGATGTCATCAAGAAAGATTTATGTTCCTGTTCGAGCTCTGTATCAAGAGTAACGCggatatttatatatgtataaagagggttatctttaatatttttctgACTGTTGTTTGCTGTTACACTGTTCATAAAgtctttaaagaagaaaaaaataacgaCTTCTTAAACCAAAgagtcatgaaaaaaatcacaaaatgtgtgcttttatatttatatatatatatatatatatatatatataatatatataaataaaataacaaaaatatatataaaataacgtCACTGGTTGTGTCTGTCCTGATATGCTGGGCTAATGTCaacaataaaactataaaaatgGACATAAACATCTACCTCACAGCGTTAGCATTAAGTTTCATTTACCTCATGGTGTCATGTTTCATCTACCTCACAGCGTTAGCATGTTTCATTTACTTCACAGCGTTTTCATCTACCTCACGGCATTAGCGTCATATTTCATCTACCTCATGGCGCCAGCGTTATGTTTCATCTACCTCACGGCATTAGCATTTACCTCACAGTGCCATGTTTCATCTACCTCACGTTGTCAGCGTCATGTTTCATCTACCTCACAACGTTAGCATTTACCTCACGGCCTCAGCATCATTTTTCATCTACCTCACGGCGTTAGCAGCATGTCATCTACCTCATGGTGTTGGCATCATGTTTCACCTACTTCACAGCATTTTCATCTCCCTCACGGCGTTAGCGTCATGTCTCATCTCCCTCACGGCGTTAGCGTCATGTCTCATCTCCCTCACGGCGTTAGCGTCATGTCTCATCTCCCTCACGGCGTTAGCGTCATGTCTCATCTCCCTCACGGCGTTAGCGTCATGTCTCATCTCCCTCACGGCGTTAGCGTCATGTCTCATCTCCCTCACGGCGTTAGCGTCATGTCTCATCTCCCTCACGGCGTTAGCGTCATGTTTCAAACTTTACTCTATCCTGAAGTGTTAGCATTATCAAGCTTTAACGCTTATAATGGTGTCCCTATTACAGCTAATGTCTGaatgttttgttaaaaaattCTCATCAATTTTAAATCTACCAAGAGGTCTGTTTTGTGGACCAACTTTAAAagatttgtaaatgttttttgaGCATAAGGTCAGTCTTTGGAGAAAAAGTTCATGACAACGATCACCACAACGGTCAGtttgctttaataaaaaaaaaaaaaaaaccaaaacattttatctgtaaaaaaaaaaaaatgactttacTAGATGGACAGAAATACTGACTTCTGCTTAGCAATTAAGATGTGAAAAGAATGTGGAAAACACAGAGCTATCACGGAATAATCGTTAATAAATAATGACTCGAAGACATTTTTGAACGTCGcagcatttattttctcttcattaaaatatttttgcagCACTACAGCTCTGTCTTTTGGATCAGTTTGCACTTTAGCAGCTTGTATGTACACAAACATGTCTATTCAGGGCTGTAACCATCTCTGATTATTAttgaactctttttttttttttttttttaatatattttcaggCGCAGATTTGGACTGTGCAACCCTGACTACTTGTGAAGAATGTACAAAAGCAACAGAATGTGTGTGGATGACCTGCCTAGGTGAGTGCCTtcgtcttttatttatttattttctgtgaaaACCTTAAAAGAAGTAGATTTTTCTTCTCGTTCCCTTAACACGGCTCTTGGACGTTGGAGAGAGATGGTTCTTTGTGATCGAGGGAACGTGGTGTGAGGCAAGGACTACGTCAAACTAGACTGGACAACAGGACAGTGTTGGATAGAGCAAACTGTTGTGTATAAAACCAGAGACTTTATCTTATTATGTCGTTTGTGCTTGTTGTGGCAAATAGGAAGTCTAGAACGATGACTAAGAAATGGATAATAATATCTGTCTTTTCCgtagtttcttttctttttttttttagtcagtgCAAATCTGGACCCAAAGGTTCTCCTCCTGGCTGATTTTATAGCTAGCTATTAAAGCATAAAGTTTAGACCGAGCCTGAACTCCTTCCTTTCCTCTTCCACACCCTACACTGTTCTTCAGGTCACCATGTTACTTAAAACTTATTGTAGCTGATTGACCAGATCATTAGGTATGACGAATCATACAGGAGCAAAACGTTTTTGGCACGGAGTTGGGTTTATGACACGTTTCTTGCTTATGTGGGACAAAGTTTATGGTCGTTTCATTTGGCGGTTGCCAGTTCTGCAAAATCAGCCCCTTCCTTGAATCAAGAAAGGAACTGAGCTAGATCTAATTGGACAGAAATGaaggtttttgtatttttggaatgtaacacacacacagcagttggTTCTCATGTTTTTGGTAGAGCTTGATGCTATAGCTGGAGATTGGTCCTGGTCCACCACCGGATGCAGGCTGGTTATTAAAGGGTCACTTAGTTAACATGAGCTTATTATGCCATGTATCTTGAAGCTAATGCCTGATTTTTGTATAGAAAGCAGATCGTgtgggtttctttttttccccccttacaCTCAGTTTTACCTCAACGCCGAGATCCTGTTTCCTCCGGTCAGACCGCTGTAAACCCGAAATGAATAATGGTGTAAGAACCTCCTGTCTGTACGAGGTGTTCTTCAGTATGAGCATGCCactttttttatctattttcgACTGAAACAAAGCAGCGCAAACAAACTTTGTCCTTCGAGTCAGAGCAGCAGGAAGCCATTTGCACACCCACAGTGTGTTTCATTGTGTTTGAAAGAGGCTTTTAGAAGCCGTATGGGGTGGAGTCAAGCGGTCTGACAGGACCGGGTAGGTCAGCAGCCCAGTCTTGACTTTAGGACAAAATACAGGGtagttttacatatttatagaCGTttgtccttatttatttatttatttttgagcaGTGCAATCTAAACCAACGTCTGGAAAATGGTTGACCACTATGGTATTAATTGTTAATCAAAAGCATTTATAACTGTACTCGATTCAATACACTCAGTGACCGAAAGCTACAAGGTACAAGTAAAACCAACCGGTCACTTTGTGGTCACCGATCCAGCGGTTAAAAGACTCTACTCAAGCCAGAAATTCTTGCTGACCTGAATCATAACCAAGCTTTAGAAAACGTAGGCCACACAACTCCTTCACATCCAGAGCTGTTGAAACCTGACTCCGATTTCTAGGCTATTGAATTCTGCTTGTGTTCATGTCACAGAGCACACGAAGAAACGCTTTTATAGGCGTGTACGGACAAAACCTTCCCTTGTGCTCGGGGACGAATGTGCAAGTGGGgaaaatattatatatgtttaaaaaaaagtggaagTTATTTCACTGTAATGTGTTAGAAATAGTAGCTAGTTGACGCTATGTGTTGGGTGACCTCATCAGCATATGAAAtgccttctgtgtgtgtgtgtgtgtgtgtgtgctacctTTTGACAAAGGCATGTGACATTAATATTTCAAGGCTCTTCCTAAACAGCTGTATCTGTCTTTCCTGTTCggatatgcacacacaaacacacaaggaaACGTGGATTATGGTAGTTTTGAGACCTTTTTCATGCACTTGTGTCAGCACTCATAAGGATATACAAGAAACACCTTGCATTTCCTTCTGCTTGGGGCTATTGCACAGGGCGTGCATAagtattctcacacacacacccagtacacacatAATGGTGATGTTAAGGTTAAttaagttattaaaaaaaaaaaaaaagatatttgcTGGCTGCTTAAGTAGaattattagttattttttttattttatttattttttgtagccAAACCCTGTAATACTTTTCTAGAACTTCTATTTGACCTCCATGTTTCAGCTCTAGGAACAGATTTATTCCTGTCAAGGTTGTGAGTTGGTACACgaggaataaagcactgtgGGACGTGTTGAGATAAGAATGTATAGATGGATGTTATCCAGAAGCAGGTCAACCATCAGCCTCAGTATGGTTTTGTAATAttctaaatgtgtaaatatttttttttcttttagaaaacAGTATCAAGTGTTATAACATCACTACCAGATCTGAAAGCAACTGCACCAACACTAATTGTGCAAGtaagttctttttcttttatccaGAATCACTAAGCGATACGGTCAGCGTCTATAGACCTGTAACCATTTAAAGATACCAttagttctaaaaaaaaaaaaatagaactaataataaaattgtCATGTCAGGGTTCTGGTTAATATTATATCCCCCAGATTTTGGTTCTGGACAGAACTAACGCTCTAATTCCTGTTTTCTTCTTGCAGCTGAAACAACAACTGCATCTCCGACCACTATGGTGACCAATGCTACGGTGACCAACGCTACTGtaacaaccatcaccaccaccaccaccatcacaacaacCCCCAACACCACTTCCTCCAATTCTACATGTAatgttcattacacacacacactttctttacACAAATCCGTTATTAAACAACACCTAACAATTCCACaaactttatattattatacatatataaaaacatacaatgatcaggcataacattatgaccacctgcctaattttgtgttgctgccaaagcagccctgacccgtcctgcactgtgtattctgacacctttctatcagaaccagcattaacttcttcagcaatttgagcaacagtagctcgtctgtcggatcggatcacacgggccagcctcatgcatcaatgagccttgaccatccatgatcctgtcaccggtcaccactgttcctgccttgaaccacttttgatagatactgaccactgcagaccaggaacaccccacaagagctgcagttttggagatgctctgatccagtggtctatccaccatcacaatttggttcttgtcaaactcgctcaaatccttacacttgtccatttttcctgcttctaacatcaactttgaggacaaaatgttcacatgctgcctaatatatcccacccactaacaagtgccatgatgaggagatcatcagtgttattcacgacACTTCAGTGGTCatagtgttatgcctgatcagtgtacattgaTGATGCTACTGTCACCATGCTTCACTCCACCGATGGTGTTTGGTTTCTACAGAATGTTGAGGTTTTCTCTCTTCACAGTAATCatgacaggttttttttgtggGTCACGTACAGTGACATTGTGTTTTCATTGCTTCACTACAATGAGACTGGTGGAGTAGATGTTCACAAGCTTCCTCATGATGTTTTACTGGTATTTTGTCAGAACCAGTGTCGGGTTTGAGGGCCTCCTTACTCTACACATGCTTTTTTCAAATCAAGCCGGTCAAGCTCCGGTCAGAGCTTCGTGATGGCAGCCTTAAATGCTTTCACTTTTAGGTTTACTTTTGAGGATTGTTGTGGTGCTGGAAGATCAGGTTTTAATCTTCTGGGTAATGTCTCGAGTTTCTTTAGTTGTAGATAATCCTCTTTTCTCATGATTATctcaaagtggaaaaaaaaaacaaaaaacatgctaCCACCCTCATGCTTCACCCTCAGGTCTGATGGTGTTCTTCAGTTTAAAATCctccacatttttcatcttttttccaTCTGATTCAAGAACACTCCTCTAAAAAGGCTGgattatctttttatttatttttttgctgctcTAAGGACTCTCAGCCCTGGAGGTTCATCTCTTTTCTCATGGTATCTTGAGTTGCTCCTTATGAGGAACTTGTAGAGGTCTTGAGGTTGAGTTCTTGGATTTTCCCCATGATATTATATAAAAGAAGTATAAATTGTAGACTTATAAactattgttttgttgttgttttttttgttttgttttatgacaACAGACCAGTCAAAATAATTTCCGGAATTATCTTCGATGATTAAAGAGACTAAATTTTTGACCGATTGGAATTTTGATCTGGTGAATTGAATCTGTAACGGAATAAAGCAGAGACCCTGGACTGACCCGCTGAGAGGGATGTAGGTTAACGTGTGGAGTTATCTgacaataatctttttttttttttaattctagcTACAACGGTCAGCTCTTCCACTGTGTCCACCACTACAGCAAGTAAGTGCTCACGTGCCAGGAAACAGGACGTCTTGCTTCCTTGATGGTATGAGGAACACAAATAAAATCtaccccctttctctctctctctctctctctctctctctctctctctctacagatGCCACCACGACAGCGATGCCTCCGACTCCAAAGAAATCGACATTCGACGCGGCCAGTTTCATCGGTGGGATCGTCCTCGTGCTCGGCCTGCAAGCCGTTATCTTCTTCCTCTACAAGTTTTGCAAGTCCAAGGACCGCAATTACCACACtctgtaaaaagaaaagaaaaaaaccaccCTTTAGAAGCACCACAttgcacatcatacacacacacacacacacacacacacacacttcaatctTCCTCCATTCTCTTGTGCCACATGATTTAGTTGAGGCCTGTGGTTTGAGCTCTACATTTAATTGAAGTGAGAATGTgagttaaaacacacacacacacacacacacacacaccctgaagcaGTGGCATTGTCACTTTTCCCATTCCTGTGTCTATATTAGTTTCCTTATTCACAGCTTCGGTCCATTTTTAACACTTCTCCATTATCAGTCTTCTCCACGTTTTAAAAATAATCGCTCCGCGGCTAACAGCTGTGCGATAGGATGCTCACGCTGccattttcttctcattttcaaTGCCACTGCTCAAGGAGGTGGATGTTAAACACAAGTCCCCGCTTTTCCTTACACCGTAACTTAATCTGAGCTGTTTGGACACACGAGTTCTCATGAAGCTACACTggcttgcttgcttgtttgtttgtttgtttttgtttatttttcgcACTTTGTTCTTGACAGCTCATGAGAAAAGGGGGTGGGGCAAATACAATACTCCACCCATGCAATTTCAGTCCCCTCCCCCTGAAGCCATAGACGTGTGtcaaattttttttagaatgctTTCGTTTTGTCGTGCTTAAAGCTTTGctttgaaaagaaaaatcacacatttggtaaaaaaattttttctttttttgcatttgttcttgaattttgaaatttttttaaatcaatttcagccaaaCTACACAGCATGATCTATCTATTCGCAATAATAAATCAGTCGTTTTGCGATTTAACAACCAGGACTAGTGAAAATAAAGCCACTTTGCCAAAATCCAGAGCTAAAATACGGTAATAATGAAGCATGTTCTAAACCtgaagtgtttgtttgtttgaagatAGTTTGAGATGGTGGTTAGTTTGAGTTCTGCTTTTCgcctcttttcttcttctttgagCCTTAAATGTGTAAAGGTGTAGACGTTGGTCTGCCACTTCCTGCTGgagcaggctgtgtgtgtgtgtgtgtgtgtgtgtgtgtgtgagctctgtaTTATCAGTGAGGTTGATTAAGGCTGCCAGCTGGACTGTTTGCTATATAATAAAGAATATATTAATTAACGGTTCATTAGCAGTAGTTCAATTCCGCGTCCGGGTTTTTCCGTGACTCGTTCTGAGGCCTCCAGCTCTCAAGCCTCTCTGCCTTACGCTTTTCCGCTATGCTTTTCCAGATCCTTCACCCTGAAGGGAGCAAACTTCAGTGTCAGAGTTGAAATGAAGAATCAAAAGGTGTGAAAATCCTATG
This DNA window, taken from Hemibagrus wyckioides isolate EC202008001 linkage group LG06, SWU_Hwy_1.0, whole genome shotgun sequence, encodes the following:
- the cd164 gene encoding sialomucin core protein 24, giving the protein MFWRILLVTLVMSFLGSSMGADLDCATLTTCEECTKATECVWMTCLENSIKCYNITTRSESNCTNTNCATETTTASPTTMVTNATVTNATVTTITTTTTITTTPNTTSSNSTSTTVSSSTVSTTTANATTTAMPPTPKKSTFDAASFIGGIVLVLGLQAVIFFLYKFCKSKDRNYHTL